The following proteins come from a genomic window of Thiothrix unzii:
- a CDS encoding DUF2309 domain-containing protein, with product MSHAGQVHQQPSQRFAHLLEHLAHILPGQAPLRDFVHHNTLHGFQHLPFPQALKQMHEITGAYGYWPVARFREQFQRGRIDAADLDAVLQADAGLDAGLDASAVIFTHAEGAVTRGDVYRAALIHPIKAISPSQFVWQVEENRVLERFGELWAGCLEALSLQHYLLHSEELMTFSPERAVRLFAAELAQTAETSMEERLVQDAQRLLLDWVGQVGTHYTVRSLLLAVTGEDIMHSVRPLLLRQMGAWLDQGLAAWTNAERAPRLFAAWREASLNDLTPLLEDLPDWREHLASLPDEPAAVIVAELQRLGIPEAHWDGYLECLALEMPGWSGMFLWREQHPGYGGERAAAVDMLDYLALRLVLEHLFARRLCRRIWWMEANVDVIRGRFRRHWAEFLVRYYTFQQPLPEYLLTPAQQLIRHTRPRVYEDQQWEQLAHQMWTWAQVGNGSVGAAYHHGWRLFRLMQHLKVDAATVRSLSHEQLASIFACLDAMDEERAGFLWLQAYERHYREQIFNAVVNNHGRGMWRNREQRPQAQLVFCMDEREEGIRRHLEELNPQIETLGAAAFFNLPMNWQGLDDKDVTKLCPVPVIPVHLVREIPDIADDDLDLRQHQLRVSWRKRLFAHLQHVTRHHLLLGTLSQMLLAPASLGIMLGKSYLPLGFGQWVKGLRRKVDKPIPTTLEYIALQSNTERSSAQNQMGFTDAEQADKVGGFLRMIGLTDGFAPLVVIMGHGSTSQNNPHAAAYECGACSGRHSGPNARVFAAMANRGEVRELLAAQGLVIPADTWFVGAEHDTCDEHIPWFDTHKIPAAWQQPLQQLQALLEEASRHSAHERCRKLASAPRKPSLQQAAAHIASRAVDYSQARPELGHATNAWALIGRRAVTRGSFLDRRCFLISYDCTRDPDGKILENILLSAGPVGAGINLEYYFSTVNNERYGAGTKVTHNLTGLFGVMEGVFSDLRTGLPQQMIEIHEPMRLLVVVEAKAALVGEIYARQPPLQELIGGGWLLLAVKDPDSAAIDWFVPGTGFVRWEGDVSELATVERSAQWYSGDYGHLSPALVTANAVTLETHHAQ from the coding sequence GTGAGTCACGCTGGGCAGGTGCATCAACAGCCGTCGCAACGTTTTGCCCATTTGCTGGAGCATTTAGCGCATATTTTGCCGGGGCAAGCACCGTTGCGAGATTTTGTGCATCACAATACGTTGCACGGGTTTCAGCACTTGCCTTTTCCGCAGGCTTTAAAGCAAATGCACGAGATTACCGGGGCTTATGGCTATTGGCCGGTGGCTCGGTTTCGTGAGCAATTTCAGCGCGGGCGCATTGATGCGGCGGATTTGGATGCGGTATTGCAGGCGGATGCCGGGTTGGATGCCGGGTTGGATGCGTCAGCGGTGATTTTTACCCATGCCGAGGGTGCTGTTACCCGTGGGGATGTGTATCGTGCGGCGTTGATTCACCCGATTAAAGCGATTTCACCGAGTCAGTTTGTGTGGCAGGTGGAAGAAAACCGGGTGCTGGAACGCTTTGGTGAGCTGTGGGCAGGGTGTTTGGAGGCGTTGAGTTTGCAGCATTACTTGTTGCACTCCGAAGAGTTAATGACGTTTTCCCCAGAGCGGGCGGTGCGTTTGTTTGCGGCGGAATTGGCGCAAACGGCGGAAACCTCAATGGAAGAACGCTTGGTGCAGGATGCACAACGTTTATTGCTGGATTGGGTGGGGCAGGTTGGCACGCACTACACGGTGCGCAGTTTGCTATTGGCGGTGACGGGCGAAGATATTATGCACAGCGTGCGCCCGTTGTTATTGCGGCAAATGGGAGCTTGGTTGGATCAAGGTTTAGCCGCTTGGACGAATGCCGAACGTGCGCCGCGCTTGTTTGCCGCATGGCGCGAAGCCAGTCTCAATGATTTAACTCCGTTGCTGGAAGATTTACCCGATTGGCGCGAACACTTAGCCTCGTTACCGGATGAACCAGCAGCGGTGATTGTCGCGGAATTGCAGCGTTTAGGGATTCCCGAAGCGCATTGGGACGGTTATTTAGAGTGCTTGGCGTTGGAAATGCCGGGTTGGTCGGGGATGTTTTTATGGCGTGAACAGCATCCGGGGTACGGCGGGGAACGTGCGGCAGCAGTGGATATGCTGGATTATCTGGCGTTACGCTTGGTGCTGGAACACTTGTTTGCGCGGCGTTTGTGCCGTCGTATTTGGTGGATGGAAGCCAATGTTGATGTGATTCGCGGGCGGTTTCGGCGGCATTGGGCTGAATTCTTGGTGCGTTATTACACCTTTCAGCAGCCATTGCCGGAATATTTGCTGACTCCGGCACAGCAGTTGATTCGGCATACGCGCCCACGGGTTTACGAAGATCAGCAGTGGGAACAGTTAGCGCACCAGATGTGGACTTGGGCGCAAGTTGGTAACGGCAGCGTGGGGGCTGCTTACCATCACGGTTGGCGGTTATTTCGGTTGATGCAGCATCTCAAGGTGGATGCGGCGACGGTACGCTCCTTGTCGCATGAGCAACTCGCCAGCATTTTCGCGTGTTTGGATGCGATGGATGAAGAACGTGCGGGTTTTTTGTGGTTGCAAGCCTATGAACGCCATTACCGCGAACAAATCTTCAATGCGGTGGTGAACAACCACGGGCGCGGCATGTGGCGCAACCGCGAGCAACGTCCGCAAGCGCAATTAGTGTTTTGCATGGATGAGCGCGAAGAAGGCATTCGCCGCCATCTGGAAGAATTAAACCCGCAAATTGAAACACTGGGCGCGGCGGCGTTTTTCAATTTGCCGATGAACTGGCAAGGCTTAGACGATAAAGACGTGACCAAACTCTGCCCCGTGCCAGTGATTCCGGTGCATTTGGTGCGCGAAATTCCTGATATAGCGGACGATGATTTGGATTTGCGCCAACACCAGTTACGGGTGAGTTGGCGTAAACGCTTGTTTGCACATTTGCAGCACGTTACCCGCCACCATTTACTGCTGGGGACGCTCAGTCAAATGCTGCTCGCGCCTGCTTCGCTGGGGATTATGTTGGGTAAATCCTATTTGCCGCTGGGGTTCGGGCAATGGGTGAAAGGCTTGCGACGCAAGGTGGATAAGCCGATTCCGACCACTTTGGAATACATTGCATTGCAGTCCAACACCGAGCGTTCCAGTGCGCAAAACCAGATGGGGTTTACGGATGCGGAACAGGCCGACAAAGTGGGTGGGTTTTTGCGGATGATCGGTTTGACCGACGGTTTCGCGCCGTTGGTGGTCATTATGGGGCACGGTTCGACCAGCCAAAATAACCCACACGCTGCTGCTTATGAGTGCGGTGCGTGCAGCGGTCGGCACAGTGGTCCGAATGCGAGGGTGTTTGCGGCCATGGCTAACCGTGGAGAAGTCCGTGAATTGTTGGCGGCGCAAGGCTTGGTGATTCCGGCGGATACGTGGTTTGTGGGGGCGGAACACGACACTTGCGACGAACACATTCCTTGGTTTGATACCCATAAAATCCCCGCCGCTTGGCAACAACCTTTGCAGCAATTACAAGCCCTATTGGAGGAGGCTTCGCGCCATTCTGCGCACGAACGTTGCCGCAAATTGGCTTCTGCCCCGCGTAAACCCAGCCTGCAACAAGCTGCGGCACACATTGCCAGTCGCGCGGTGGATTATAGTCAAGCCCGCCCCGAATTAGGTCACGCGACTAACGCTTGGGCATTGATCGGGCGACGTGCTGTCACCCGTGGCAGTTTCTTGGATCGACGCTGCTTTTTGATTTCCTACGATTGTACCCGTGACCCGGATGGCAAGATTTTGGAAAACATTTTGCTGAGCGCGGGGCCGGTGGGTGCAGGGATTAACCTTGAATACTATTTTTCCACGGTCAATAACGAGCGTTACGGCGCGGGTACGAAAGTAACCCATAACCTCACGGGTTTGTTTGGAGTGATGGAAGGCGTATTCAGCGATTTGCGCACCGGTTTGCCGCAGCAAATGATCGAAATCCACGAACCAATGCGCTTGCTGGTGGTGGTTGAGGCTAAAGCCGCACTGGTTGGGGAGATTTACGCACGCCAGCCGCCGTTGCAGGAATTGATCGGTGGCGGTTGGTTGTTGTTGGCGGTGAAAGACCCGGATTCGGCGGCGATTGATTGGTTTGTGCCGGGGACGGGGTTTGTGCGTTGGGAGGGGGACGTGAGCGAGTTGGCAACAGTTGAGCGTTCGGCGCAGTGGTATAGCGGGGATTATGGGCATTTGTCACCGGCGTTGGTGACGGCGAATGCCGTGACTTTGGAGACACACCATGCCCAATGA
- a CDS encoding complex I subunit 4 family protein, translated as MDPLTLLLLLPVVGAVVVAVLPDNRPALLRYTAIGAALLTLVYALSLLTQFDLAAPGSQLSVHHVWNSQLGTAFALGVDGFSLPLVLLTTLLVLMAMLASHMITHHVKGYYLLLLLLEAATMGVFMAQDWGLFYVFWELVLIPLFFLIDRWGGKNRQTAALNFVLYTMGGSVFMLLALLMLFDATPSHAFSFAAMAEGAKSLSTGEQTVIFLGLLIGFGVKMPIFPLHGWLPLAHVEAPSPVSILLSGILLKMGSYGLLRAIEILPAAAHALQNVLFTIGVIGLLYGGLLAWRQSDMKKMIAYSSVSHMGVVLIGIATLNTYGIIGALYQMVAHGLVAGATFMLIGLLYERTHTRDINDYGSLIRVTPRFAFLIILAFVGGVGLPSTAGFVAELHVLIGGFQQWGWAIVALSLGVLITATYSIRTIKQLYTGPMRLDMQQVEDLRPLEWIAAGTLIVGMLVLGFYPAPLLDLITLAAEPFVAAVTLHAPAISGGAMP; from the coding sequence ATGGATCCTTTAACCCTCCTGTTATTGCTCCCCGTTGTGGGTGCGGTAGTCGTGGCTGTGTTGCCAGACAATCGCCCTGCCTTGTTACGTTACACCGCGATTGGTGCAGCTTTGCTCACGTTGGTTTACGCGCTGAGTTTGCTGACACAGTTTGACTTGGCTGCACCCGGTAGCCAATTGTCTGTGCATCATGTGTGGAACTCGCAACTCGGTACGGCATTCGCCCTCGGTGTTGACGGCTTTTCCCTGCCTTTGGTACTGCTCACCACACTGCTGGTGTTAATGGCGATGCTGGCTTCGCACATGATTACCCACCACGTTAAAGGCTATTACCTGCTGCTGCTGTTACTGGAGGCCGCCACGATGGGGGTGTTCATGGCGCAGGACTGGGGTTTGTTTTACGTGTTTTGGGAATTGGTGCTGATTCCGTTGTTCTTTTTGATTGATCGTTGGGGCGGCAAAAATCGCCAGACGGCGGCGTTAAATTTCGTGCTGTACACCATGGGCGGCTCAGTATTCATGTTGCTGGCGTTACTGATGTTGTTTGATGCAACGCCTTCCCATGCGTTCAGTTTTGCGGCAATGGCGGAAGGGGCAAAATCCTTATCCACGGGCGAACAGACTGTTATTTTCCTCGGCTTGTTGATTGGTTTTGGGGTGAAAATGCCGATCTTCCCGTTGCACGGGTGGTTGCCGTTAGCCCACGTTGAAGCTCCTAGTCCGGTGAGTATTTTACTGTCAGGTATTTTGCTGAAAATGGGGTCGTATGGCTTGTTGCGTGCCATTGAAATCCTGCCTGCGGCGGCTCATGCGCTGCAAAACGTGTTGTTTACGATTGGGGTAATCGGCTTGTTGTACGGCGGTTTGCTGGCTTGGCGGCAAAGCGATATGAAAAAAATGATTGCGTATTCGTCCGTGAGTCACATGGGCGTGGTGTTAATCGGGATTGCGACGCTGAACACTTACGGCATTATCGGTGCACTGTATCAAATGGTGGCGCACGGTTTGGTGGCAGGGGCGACGTTTATGCTGATTGGCTTGCTGTATGAGCGTACCCACACCCGAGATATTAACGATTACGGCTCGTTGATTCGGGTGACTCCGCGCTTTGCGTTTCTGATTATTTTGGCGTTTGTGGGCGGGGTGGGTTTGCCCAGTACTGCCGGGTTCGTGGCGGAATTGCACGTTTTGATCGGTGGTTTCCAGCAATGGGGTTGGGCTATCGTGGCATTGTCGTTGGGGGTGTTGATTACCGCGACTTACAGTATTCGCACTATTAAGCAGTTGTATACCGGGCCGATGCGCTTGGATATGCAGCAAGTAGAAGATTTACGCCCCTTAGAATGGATTGCGGCTGGCACGCTGATTGTGGGGATGTTGGTGCTGGGCTTTTACCCCGCGCCGTTACTTGATTTGATTACCTTGGCGGCAGAACCGTTTGTGGCAGCGGTTACGTTGCACGCCCCGGCTATTTCTGGGGGGGCAATGCCGTGA
- a CDS encoding autoinducer binding domain-containing protein produces the protein MTEAPLTPTPLPFFGDEFATLTKAVSDLGFDGVLYSFYPKPMYMSKEVQPVLHYSASLAPFVAHYIQHNYGNRDFVLRLALQDWKKAIDWWEEINAGHVSREERAVTEDARKHFGIQYGLSVPALRGTFAIAGISVISKNQSLAHFQNLKKTHLAQLFTLASDYHATVINSKESLRFFIQPLLENLNTTQKTVLKHLLTGKPMKSIPHTFGIAPRYAEKVLLGIRQEFGNITSNELLYILGMVNIHEYL, from the coding sequence GTGACCGAAGCACCTCTTACCCCCACTCCCCTCCCGTTTTTTGGGGATGAATTCGCGACACTGACTAAAGCGGTCAGTGACTTAGGCTTTGACGGCGTGTTGTACTCTTTCTACCCCAAGCCGATGTACATGAGTAAAGAGGTGCAACCCGTGCTGCACTATTCCGCCAGCCTTGCCCCTTTTGTGGCGCATTACATTCAGCACAATTACGGCAACCGGGATTTTGTGCTGCGGCTGGCATTACAGGATTGGAAAAAAGCGATTGACTGGTGGGAGGAAATTAACGCCGGTCACGTCAGTCGCGAAGAACGCGCCGTCACCGAAGATGCCAGAAAGCACTTTGGCATCCAGTACGGCCTGTCTGTCCCAGCACTACGGGGAACCTTTGCGATTGCCGGAATCTCTGTCATTAGTAAAAACCAGAGTTTGGCACACTTCCAAAACCTGAAAAAAACGCATCTCGCGCAACTTTTCACGCTTGCCAGCGACTATCACGCTACCGTGATTAACTCCAAAGAATCGCTGCGCTTTTTCATTCAGCCGCTACTGGAAAATTTGAATACCACTCAAAAAACGGTACTCAAACACCTGTTGACCGGCAAGCCGATGAAAAGCATTCCGCATACCTTCGGGATCGCACCGCGTTACGCAGAAAAAGTATTACTCGGCATTCGGCAGGAATTCGGCAACATTACTAGCAATGAGCTGTTGTACATACTCGGCATGGTTAACATTCACGAATATTTGTGA
- the pip gene encoding prolyl aminopeptidase, translated as MLPLYPPIHENRHFFLAVDEIHTLYVEECGNPNGVPIVFLHGGPGSGCETWHRQFFDPTRYRIILFDQRGCGRSTPHASLENNTTWDLVSDMELIRESLGLDEWAIFGGSWGSTLALAYAQQYPARVSGMVLRGIFLCRQRDIAWFYQQGQGIERIYPDYWQDYLAPIPLNERDNMLAAYYRRLTGENEIARMQAAKAWSVWEGRTANLQPKESVVAHFSDPYTAMSVARIEAHYFINDGFFEPDQLLRDAHRIAHLPGSIIHGRYDMICPLEQATALHNVWQNADFHIIPNCGHAASETPIQQALVDATDALLDKLA; from the coding sequence GTGCTGCCACTTTATCCCCCCATCCACGAAAACCGGCATTTTTTCCTCGCCGTGGACGAGATACACACCCTTTACGTTGAAGAATGCGGCAATCCAAACGGAGTTCCGATTGTATTTTTGCACGGCGGCCCCGGCTCTGGCTGTGAAACTTGGCATCGGCAGTTTTTTGACCCCACTCGCTACCGCATTATTTTGTTCGATCAGCGCGGTTGCGGACGCTCCACGCCTCATGCCTCGTTGGAAAATAACACCACATGGGATTTGGTCAGCGACATGGAATTGATTCGCGAAAGCCTAGGTCTCGACGAATGGGCGATTTTTGGCGGGTCATGGGGTTCCACACTGGCACTGGCGTATGCGCAGCAATACCCCGCACGGGTAAGCGGCATGGTATTGCGCGGCATTTTCTTATGTCGGCAGCGCGATATTGCGTGGTTTTACCAACAAGGTCAGGGAATTGAACGGATTTACCCGGATTATTGGCAAGATTACCTCGCACCGATTCCACTGAATGAGCGCGATAATATGCTGGCGGCGTATTACCGGCGATTGACCGGGGAAAACGAAATTGCGCGGATGCAAGCCGCCAAAGCATGGTCGGTGTGGGAGGGGCGCACTGCGAATTTGCAACCGAAAGAGAGTGTCGTTGCACATTTTTCCGACCCTTACACCGCGATGAGCGTGGCGCGGATTGAAGCACATTATTTTATCAATGACGGTTTTTTCGAGCCAGATCAATTGCTGCGCGATGCGCACCGGATAGCACATTTACCGGGCAGCATTATTCACGGACGTTATGACATGATTTGCCCGCTGGAACAGGCCACTGCATTGCATAACGTGTGGCAAAACGCGGATTTCCACATTATTCCTAACTGCGGGCACGCCGCGAGTGAAACCCCGATTCAACAAGCGTTAGTGGATGCCACCGATGCTTTGCTGGATAAACTTGCATGA
- the dtd gene encoding D-aminoacyl-tRNA deacylase → MIALLQRVTRAQVEVDGVNVGQIGRGILLLLGVEKADTAADAQRLLERVLGYRIFADDAGKMNLSLRDIEGGLLIVPQFTLPADTRKGTRPSFTPAADPLLGRELFELFYNQATQYYPNVSKGVFGADMQVSLVNDGPVTFWLQQ, encoded by the coding sequence ATGATCGCACTGCTTCAGCGGGTTACTCGCGCTCAGGTGGAGGTGGATGGGGTGAATGTCGGGCAAATCGGGCGCGGTATTTTGCTATTGCTGGGCGTGGAAAAAGCCGACACCGCCGCTGATGCGCAACGTTTGTTAGAGCGCGTGCTGGGCTACCGGATTTTTGCCGATGATGCGGGCAAAATGAATTTGTCGTTGCGCGATATTGAGGGTGGGCTGCTGATCGTGCCGCAATTCACCTTGCCTGCGGATACTCGTAAAGGTACGCGCCCCAGCTTTACCCCTGCCGCTGATCCGCTACTAGGGCGGGAATTGTTTGAGTTATTTTATAACCAAGCTACCCAATATTACCCCAATGTTTCTAAAGGTGTATTTGGCGCGGATATGCAGGTGAGTTTAGTCAATGACGGCCCAGTAACGTTTTGGCTGCAACAATAA
- a CDS encoding rhodanese-like domain-containing protein translates to MKLTKLLGIAALAAGLSFSSAVIAADEAKPVGITADKMSVTVKHDGKDVEIKRNQDNKAVVVDDFAKTSRPCPPFCIQPDTIADGVQTIAEMGMLGYLEKMNGGDKSILVVDSRTPDWVEKGTIPGAKNIPWEGLAPDKGASTDDIIKILTEDFGAKLADGKDSLAVDEAVAAGGDAVSKVFDYSGAKTLVMFCNGMWCGQSPTNIKTLLKFGYPADKIKWYRGGMQDWAILGLTTVKPAGAAKAEEKPADAKPADAKPAEAKADAKPADAKPAEAKADAKPADAKPAEGEKK, encoded by the coding sequence ATGAAATTAACGAAACTGTTGGGTATTGCTGCATTGGCAGCAGGTTTGAGCTTTTCAAGCGCGGTCATCGCGGCTGACGAAGCCAAGCCGGTTGGTATTACTGCTGACAAGATGAGCGTTACTGTTAAACACGACGGTAAAGATGTTGAAATCAAGCGTAACCAAGACAACAAAGCGGTTGTTGTTGATGACTTCGCGAAAACCTCACGCCCTTGCCCACCGTTCTGTATTCAACCTGACACCATTGCTGATGGCGTACAAACCATCGCTGAAATGGGCATGTTAGGCTATCTGGAAAAGATGAACGGCGGTGATAAAAGCATTTTGGTGGTTGACTCACGTACCCCAGACTGGGTTGAGAAAGGCACGATTCCGGGCGCGAAAAACATTCCTTGGGAAGGTTTAGCACCGGACAAAGGCGCGAGCACTGACGACATTATCAAGATTTTGACCGAAGACTTCGGCGCGAAATTGGCAGATGGCAAAGACTCTTTAGCCGTTGATGAAGCGGTAGCGGCTGGCGGCGACGCAGTAAGCAAAGTATTTGACTACTCAGGTGCGAAAACACTGGTCATGTTCTGTAACGGTATGTGGTGCGGTCAATCACCAACCAATATCAAAACGCTGTTGAAGTTTGGCTACCCGGCAGACAAAATCAAGTGGTATCGCGGTGGGATGCAAGACTGGGCTATCCTCGGTTTGACTACCGTTAAACCAGCAGGTGCTGCGAAAGCAGAAGAAAAACCAGCCGATGCTAAACCGGCGGATGCAAAACCAGCAGAAGCAAAAGCGGATGCTAAACCTGCGGATGCTAAGCCAGCAGAAGCGAAAGCCGATGCTAAACCTGCGGACGCAAAACCGGCGGAAGGCGAGAAAAAGTAA
- a CDS encoding Crp/Fnr family transcriptional regulator — MNKVSTQLVEQVKDTCHEFCAALTDEEVSRFVRYTRIREMGSQEVVADIGEISDRFYLVIGGSIKLLQVDGEKEFEVGRIEPGCLVGEMSFFDRQPRTVRLRARRSGVRLLEINRQMYNRIRIEEPYIATNLLEFVIRSLDSLVRHLSDENAKLHKQVTGLGYR; from the coding sequence ATGAACAAGGTGAGTACGCAGTTGGTTGAGCAAGTCAAAGATACCTGTCACGAGTTTTGTGCAGCGTTAACTGATGAAGAAGTATCGCGTTTCGTGCGTTATACCCGCATCCGTGAAATGGGTTCGCAGGAAGTGGTCGCGGATATTGGCGAAATCAGCGATCGTTTTTACTTGGTTATCGGCGGTTCTATCAAATTATTGCAAGTGGATGGCGAAAAAGAATTCGAGGTGGGGCGTATTGAACCGGGTTGTTTGGTGGGGGAAATGTCGTTTTTCGATCGTCAACCACGCACAGTGCGGTTACGGGCGCGGCGTAGTGGGGTGCGTTTGCTGGAAATTAATCGTCAAATGTATAACCGGATTCGGATTGAAGAGCCATACATTGCCACCAATTTGCTGGAGTTTGTGATTCGCAGTTTGGATAGCTTGGTGCGTCATTTGAGCGATGAGAACGCTAAATTACATAAGCAGGTAACGGGTTTAGGCTACCGTTAA